A window of Candidatus Nitrospira allomarina genomic DNA:
GAGTGAAAAAGGTGATTGAATACGGTGTCGAGGAGGCCAGACTGCTGGGGCACAACCATATCGGGAGTGAACATCTCCTTCTTGGCCTACTTCGTGAGGAAGAAGGAATTGGGGGGAAAGTTCTTCGTAGTTTAGGGGCCAATCTTCTAACGGCACGTCAATTGACTGTCACATTCCTTCGAAAATCAGGAACCCGTGAGCGAGATAAAAAAAGTAGCACACCTGCGTTAGATGAATTTGGGAGGGATTTAACGCAATTGGCTCAAGAGGGAACGCTAGACCCTGTAATTGGACGTTCAGATGAAATCCAAAGGGTCCTTCAAATCCTCAGCCGTCGAACCAAAAATAACCCGGCATTAATTGGTGAATCTGGTGTGGGGAAAACAGCCATTGTGGAAGGGCTGGCTCAGCGGATCATTGGCCTGGATGTTCCCGACAATTTATTGAATCGCAGGGTCATTGCCTTGGATCTTGGTTCCTTGGTAGCAGGAACAAAATATCGTGGGCAATTTGAGGAACGGCTCAAGGTAGTGATGAAAGAAATTTCCCAAGCTGGGAATATTATTCTTTTTATTGATGAACTTCACACGTTAGTCGGTGCGGGTGCTGCTGAAGGGTCCATTGATGCTGCGAATATGTTAAAGCCGGCATTGTCCCGTGGGGAAATTCAATGCATTGGTGCAACGACCCTCGATGAATACCGAAAACATATTGAAAAGGACGGGGCACTCAAGCGGAGGTTTCAGCCTATTTATGTTCAGCCTCCTTCAGTAGAGGAAACTGTGCAAATCATTCAGGGGCTTCGTGATCGATATGAAGAACATCATGGAGTTGAAATTACGGATGAGGCAGTTGAAGAGGCTGTGAAGCTGAGTGAACGATATATTACCGACAGGTTTTTGCCTGATAAGGCTATTGACCTTATCGATGAAACCGGTTCGCGAGCAAAGTTGCTAACATATGCTCTCCCCCCTGAGTTGAAGTCGCTGGAACAGGAACTCAAAAGAGTGGCTCGTGAAAAAGAAGTAGCAATCGGGCTTCAAAACTTTGAAGAAGCCGTGAAATTTCGCGAAGAGGAAGAGCGATTCCGCAAATTATTAGATGATTCCAAGCGTGATTGGAAGAAAAAGCAAGAGAAAAATAAACCGGTTATCTCAGGCGAGGATGTGGCGTATGTCATTTCGAAAATGACTGGGATTCCTCTCTTTAAACTTGAAGAAGAAGAATCTGAAAAATTGTTGCACATGGAGGATTACCTTCATAAACGTATTATAGGACAGGAAGAAGCCATTTCTGCGGTCTGTCGGTCCATTCGTCGGTCGCGGGCCGGTTTGAAAGATGCCAAAAAACCCATTGGGTCGTTTATTTTCCTTGGACCGACCGGGGTAGGTAAGACGGAGTTGGCTCGCGCATTAGCAGAATTCTTGTTCAATACTGATGATGCGTTAATCAGAGTAGACATGTCAGAGTACCAGGAGAAATTCACCAGTTCACGGCTGTTTGGAGCCCCTCCGGGTTACGTGGGGTATGAGGAAGGGGGGCAATTGACGGAGAAAGTAAGACGTCGTCCCTATTCAGTTGTCTTATTTGATGAAATTGAAAAGGCCCATCCAGATATTTTTAATGTGTTGCTGCAGGTACTTGATGATGGAGTATTGACGGATAGTCTAGGTCGGAAGGTGGACTTTAAAAATACTATTTTGGTGATGACCTCAAATTTGGGAACCCGATTCATTCAGAAGGGTGTATCCCTTGGGTTCCAGCGTGATGTAGAGGCTGAGCATTCTTCACGCATGCGAGGTGAAGTCCTTGCCGAGTTAAAGCGTCATTTCAGTCCTGAGTTCTTAAATCGTATCGATGAATTGGTTGTTTTCCACCAACTCACAAAAGAACATTTGGTGAGTATCGTTGATATTCTTATTGGGGAACTCAATGCTCGTCTTGTGGAAAGAGGAGTATTTTTAGATGTTACTGACGAGGTGAAACAGTGGTTGATTGACGAAGGGTTTGAACAACAATACGGTGCCCGTCCCCTTCGCCGGACAATTCAACGCCGACTGGGAGATCCTCTCTCTGAAGAACTGATTAAGGGGCGGTTTAAGGATGCCAAAAAGATTAAAGTTGTCCTGACCGATCAGACTCCAAATTTCATTGAAGAAGAGGTGTTAGCGAGTGTCTGATTGGCTATAGGGATGGTCAAATGTTAGATGAAACCCTCAGGACCTCGAGTCCTGGGGGTTTTGTTGTTTTTCGCCAAATTAATTTTTGTGCCGAAAAGGGGTTTTAAGTGATTTTAGGAATTGAAACTTCCTGTGATGAAACAGCCGTGGCTGTGTTGGATTGGGAAGGTCGCATCCTTTCAAATATTTTGGATTCTCAGGTTGAGGTGCATGCCCGTTACGGGGGAGTCGTCCCGGAACTGGCTTCGCGTCGTCATATGGAGTGTCTGGAACTTCTGACAAGGCAAGCCTTGGGTCTGGCCAATGTTTCTCTTTCCCAATTAACGGGAATAGCGGTCACCAATCGTCCAGGATTGGTAGGGGCCTTACTCGTTGGAGTAAATTTTGCTAAAGCCCTGGCGTTTGCCACCAAAATTCCCTTGGTGACAGTGAATCATTTGGAGGGGCATTTGGCGTCCGCATGGTTATCGAATCAAGATTTCCCAACCCCGGCCATGGTCTTGATTGCATCCGGTGGGCACACGCATTTGGCATTGGTTCCTCATCGTGGAGAATATCAGTTCATTGGATGGACGATGGATGATGCAGCGGGAGAAGCGTTCGATAAAGGCGCCAAAATGCTTGGGCTTCCTTATCCGGGTGGTCCGGCAATTGACCGGCTTGCCCAACAGGGGAATGAACGATATGTATTATTCCCCCGACCAACTCTTCAAAGCCAAAATTTCAATTTCAGTTTCAGTGGGCTGAAAACCGCCCTTCGATATTTTGTTCGGGATGAACAAAAAAAGGGGGATTCTCCTTTGCCCGTTGCTGATATCGCGGCCAGTTACCAGGAGGCTATTGTGGATGTGCTGGTAGAGAAACTTTGTCGTGCTGCCCGTCAATATGATGTGAAAGGGATTTCTGTCGTGGGAGGAGTGGCTGCAAACTCTCGCCTTCGCCTGAGGCTTGAGGAGCGGGCTCGCACATTAGGGCTGCATGTGACTCTACCTCCACGCGCGCTCTGCACAGACAATGGTGCCATGATTGCAGCCGCGGGGTTGGAAAAACTTAAGCGGAAGGAAAGAGCAGCATGGGATGTGGATGCGATTTCTACGTTGCAATGTAAATATGATGAGTCTGCGATGGCTGGACTTCCTTCTCAATGACTCAGATGATATCGCAAAAGGAGAAGAATCATTCCTGTTGTTCTCGGTAATCTTCATGGGTTAAAGGCTAATCACATTAGCCGAATGGAGCGTCTTTATCGTCGACGGATCCCTCCAGAAAAAGTTGTAACCCCGGAGGTGGCTCGGGAATGTGCCGAACTCACCTATGAGACGAGACGGCAAATCGGGCTTTTGGTCAATCGACAAGGCCAAATTGAATCGGTTTTAATCGGTGACCACCACGAATTGGTTATTCCCCATCTTTCGCGGACCCGGTCAGGCCTTCGGTTATTGCGAGGGGTTCGTTTAGTCCATACCCACCTCAATAATCAACCCCTGACGCAGGATGATCTGACCGACCTAGCTCTTCTTCGATTGGATTTAATTATGGCGCTTGGTGTGGGAAAAGATGGGAGCCTTCGGGATGTTTATGTGGCGCACATTCTTTCGAACCCCATCAAGGGACGAACCACGGTGGAGTTACCGCCTTGTGCCTTTCACTCGTTTCAGTTGGATTGCCAGCAGTTTATTCAATCGTTGGAGCAAGAAATTGTTCGCTCGAATCCAGGGTTACGAGAAGGTGTTCGGGAGGGCAGGGCGCTCCTGGTTAGTGTCAGCACAGGGAATGCCGCTTCGGAAGAAGGTCGTCTTCAGGAATTACAAGAATTGGTGCGTGCCCAGGACGTTGAAGTTTTAGGGTGTATCACTCAACGGTTGGGAGCGATCCATCCGAAGTTTGTCGTTGGCTCGGGAAAGATGAAAGAGTTGGCGATTCGTGCGCTCCAATCCGGTGCCGATACCTTGATTTTTGACCAAGATTTAACCCCGGCTCAGGTACGGGGTATTTCGGAAATCACGGATCTGCGGGTCTTGGACCGCTCACAAGTGATTCTCGATATTTTTGCACAGCGGGCCCATTCCTCCATTGGGAAAATACAAGTTGAACTGGCTCAGCTGCGGTATCTGCTACCACGACTTGCCCAATCCAGTACAGCTCTTTCCCGGTTAGCGGGCGGAATTGGCACACGAGGGCCTGGAGAAACCAAGTTGGAAACGGATCGACGTCGTGCCCGCGAGCGCATTCAACGATTGGAGCGGGACCTGGAGTCTATGGCACATGGTCGTCAGGAACAACGAAAAATGCGCATGAAGCGAGGACTTCCGATTATTTCCATTATTGGCTATACCAATGTGGGGAAGTCGACCCTGTTAAATGCATTGACAAAGAGCCAAGTCTCTGTAAAGGATCGTGTGTTTGAGACACTTGATACGGTCAATCGCCGCTGGTATTTACCTGGATTAGGCGACGTCATTCTGACGGATACCGTAGGATTCATCCGGGATTTGCCAAAAGACCTCATGGCGGCATTTCAGACCACTTTGCTGGAATTGCAAGAGGCCGATGTATTGCTCCACGTGATAGATGCTCATGTCCCCGATCCTGGGCAGCACATTATTGCGGTAGACAATATATTGAAGGAATTAGGGCTTGAAAACATCCCATGCCTGCGTTTTTTTAATAAAGCCGATTTGATGGTGGAAGAAGACCTACAACTCCTCTGTCAGCGTTATGGAGGAATGGGGGGATCGGCGTTACAAGATGCGTCCCTTCTTATGATTCAGCAAGAACTCACGTCCCTGCTTCGGGGCCTTCAGGCAGAAGATGGCAGGACGGGGAAGTGTCAGGAGATGCCTCTCTATACTCTTCCGGCTCCAGCCGAGACCTTTCCATGAGCGGTCTTGCGTCACCGATGAGTCGTCTCAGAACAGCACGATCCCCGATGGAATCGCCGGTAGAAGCGAAAAAGCGAGTACGTCGGATCCTTGCCGCCTTGGATCAATCCGTTCCTGACGTGAGAGTAGAATTAGATTCCTCCAACCGGCTTGAGTTGTTGGTGGCCACAATTCTTTCGGCCCAATGCACAGACCAGAGAGTCAACCAGGTAACCCCGAATCTGTTTGCCCGCTATCGCACGGCACAGGATTATGCCGGTGCGGATCCAGCCGAATTAGAAGCGCTCATTCGGACAACAGGATTTTATAAAAATAAAGCGCGTCATCTCATTGGGTGTGGCCAAGCTCTGGTGCAGCGTTTTCACGGCATGGTCCCCGGAACGATGAAGGACTTAACTTCCCTGCCCGGCGTTGGACGAAAAACAGCCAATGTTATTTTGGGGAGTTCTGTGGGAGAGCCTGCCATTGTGGTTGATACTCATGTGAAGCGGGTAGCCAATCGCCTCGGATTGACGAGAAGCCAAGACCCGACCAAAATTGAAGAGGATCTTCAACGCCTCTTACCAAAATCGCAATGGACGAACGGGGCTCAACGCCTCCTACTTCATGGGCGATATGTGTGTTTGGCCAGAACGCCAAAGTGTGCTCATTGTGTGCTTGATTCAGACTGTGGATGGGAAGGAAAACGAAAGCCAACATGAAAAGTATGACCGGTTTTGGAAAACGTGAATCCCTATATCAGGGAACCATGGTGGGGGTTGAAGTGCGATCTGTGAATCATCGGTTTTGCGAGTTGATGGTGCGTCTGCCTAAGTCTCTGTCTCATATGGAGTTGGAACTGAAAGAGCAAGTCAAGCGCGCCTGCGAGCGTGGTCGCATTGAATTGACCGTGACCATGAATGGTGGAGGGTCTGGAGCTACGAAGATTGTCCAATTAGATCGCGCCATGGCGAAGCGGTATATACAAGGGTTGCGGGATTTGCAACGGGAATTCAAGCTGAGTGGAACGGTGGATGTGAATGTGGTGGCAGGATTTCGGGATCTATTTTCCACCAGTGAGGAGCCTCCGGTGATCAAGGATGTCCCGAAGGTCGTTGAGGGGTTAGTCCAGCGTGCCTTGACCGATTTAGAGAAAATGCGAAAGAAAGAAGGTTCTGCCTTACAAAAAGATCTCTTGCAGCGTGTTCAGATAGTCGAAGACCGGCTTCATGTGGTTCAGCAACGCATTCCATCTGCATTGCAGGTGTCCTCGGATCGTTTGAAAGCTCGTGTCGCCAAGTTATTAGAGGGGGAGCGGGTGAACGACGATCGAATTGCTCAAGAAATCGCCATGTTGGCAGAGCGATCAGACGTGACGGAAGAATTAACACGGTTGCAAAGCCATGTGACACAATTTCGTTCCACACTCAAATCCAAAGGCCCGGTGGGTAAGCGGCTTGATTTTCTTCTCCAAGAAATGGGAAGGGAAGTCAATACCATTGGATCAAAGGCGAGCGACTCCGAGATCTCCGGGCAGGTTGTGGATTTAAAGAGTGAATTAGAGAAAATCCGTGAACAGGTCCAAAATATTGAATAATCCATTTATGTCATAACGTCGGAGGAACGGTGGGAG
This region includes:
- a CDS encoding ATP-dependent Clp protease ATP-binding subunit; this translates as MFERFTDRGRKIIILAREEAERHQNDYLGTEHLVLAILRESDGIALMIIKKMGLSPEQIRLEIERNLPGGGTTVTFGEIPFSPRVKKVIEYGVEEARLLGHNHIGSEHLLLGLLREEEGIGGKVLRSLGANLLTARQLTVTFLRKSGTRERDKKSSTPALDEFGRDLTQLAQEGTLDPVIGRSDEIQRVLQILSRRTKNNPALIGESGVGKTAIVEGLAQRIIGLDVPDNLLNRRVIALDLGSLVAGTKYRGQFEERLKVVMKEISQAGNIILFIDELHTLVGAGAAEGSIDAANMLKPALSRGEIQCIGATTLDEYRKHIEKDGALKRRFQPIYVQPPSVEETVQIIQGLRDRYEEHHGVEITDEAVEEAVKLSERYITDRFLPDKAIDLIDETGSRAKLLTYALPPELKSLEQELKRVAREKEVAIGLQNFEEAVKFREEEERFRKLLDDSKRDWKKKQEKNKPVISGEDVAYVISKMTGIPLFKLEEEESEKLLHMEDYLHKRIIGQEEAISAVCRSIRRSRAGLKDAKKPIGSFIFLGPTGVGKTELARALAEFLFNTDDALIRVDMSEYQEKFTSSRLFGAPPGYVGYEEGGQLTEKVRRRPYSVVLFDEIEKAHPDIFNVLLQVLDDGVLTDSLGRKVDFKNTILVMTSNLGTRFIQKGVSLGFQRDVEAEHSSRMRGEVLAELKRHFSPEFLNRIDELVVFHQLTKEHLVSIVDILIGELNARLVERGVFLDVTDEVKQWLIDEGFEQQYGARPLRRTIQRRLGDPLSEELIKGRFKDAKKIKVVLTDQTPNFIEEEVLASV
- the tsaD gene encoding tRNA (adenosine(37)-N6)-threonylcarbamoyltransferase complex transferase subunit TsaD, producing the protein MILGIETSCDETAVAVLDWEGRILSNILDSQVEVHARYGGVVPELASRRHMECLELLTRQALGLANVSLSQLTGIAVTNRPGLVGALLVGVNFAKALAFATKIPLVTVNHLEGHLASAWLSNQDFPTPAMVLIASGGHTHLALVPHRGEYQFIGWTMDDAAGEAFDKGAKMLGLPYPGGPAIDRLAQQGNERYVLFPRPTLQSQNFNFSFSGLKTALRYFVRDEQKKGDSPLPVADIAASYQEAIVDVLVEKLCRAARQYDVKGISVVGGVAANSRLRLRLEERARTLGLHVTLPPRALCTDNGAMIAAAGLEKLKRKERAAWDVDAISTLQCKYDESAMAGLPSQ
- the hflX gene encoding GTPase HflX, with the protein product MERLYRRRIPPEKVVTPEVARECAELTYETRRQIGLLVNRQGQIESVLIGDHHELVIPHLSRTRSGLRLLRGVRLVHTHLNNQPLTQDDLTDLALLRLDLIMALGVGKDGSLRDVYVAHILSNPIKGRTTVELPPCAFHSFQLDCQQFIQSLEQEIVRSNPGLREGVREGRALLVSVSTGNAASEEGRLQELQELVRAQDVEVLGCITQRLGAIHPKFVVGSGKMKELAIRALQSGADTLIFDQDLTPAQVRGISEITDLRVLDRSQVILDIFAQRAHSSIGKIQVELAQLRYLLPRLAQSSTALSRLAGGIGTRGPGETKLETDRRRARERIQRLERDLESMAHGRQEQRKMRMKRGLPIISIIGYTNVGKSTLLNALTKSQVSVKDRVFETLDTVNRRWYLPGLGDVILTDTVGFIRDLPKDLMAAFQTTLLELQEADVLLHVIDAHVPDPGQHIIAVDNILKELGLENIPCLRFFNKADLMVEEDLQLLCQRYGGMGGSALQDASLLMIQQELTSLLRGLQAEDGRTGKCQEMPLYTLPAPAETFP
- the nth gene encoding endonuclease III gives rise to the protein MSGLASPMSRLRTARSPMESPVEAKKRVRRILAALDQSVPDVRVELDSSNRLELLVATILSAQCTDQRVNQVTPNLFARYRTAQDYAGADPAELEALIRTTGFYKNKARHLIGCGQALVQRFHGMVPGTMKDLTSLPGVGRKTANVILGSSVGEPAIVVDTHVKRVANRLGLTRSQDPTKIEEDLQRLLPKSQWTNGAQRLLLHGRYVCLARTPKCAHCVLDSDCGWEGKRKPT
- a CDS encoding YicC/YloC family endoribonuclease → MKSMTGFGKRESLYQGTMVGVEVRSVNHRFCELMVRLPKSLSHMELELKEQVKRACERGRIELTVTMNGGGSGATKIVQLDRAMAKRYIQGLRDLQREFKLSGTVDVNVVAGFRDLFSTSEEPPVIKDVPKVVEGLVQRALTDLEKMRKKEGSALQKDLLQRVQIVEDRLHVVQQRIPSALQVSSDRLKARVAKLLEGERVNDDRIAQEIAMLAERSDVTEELTRLQSHVTQFRSTLKSKGPVGKRLDFLLQEMGREVNTIGSKASDSEISGQVVDLKSELEKIREQVQNIE